One region of Scomber scombrus chromosome 10, fScoSco1.1, whole genome shotgun sequence genomic DNA includes:
- the xpc gene encoding DNA repair protein complementing XP-C cells: MGKRRECAETPADTKKLKQGLKAKSNRAKERAKKTDAEEDGEIKRKVKSKPRSSTKQAARNTSSTTSTTSTSAVKTSKYFQSPVKEEEIDSEDDFDMVTSPTRMVKVTAKKPEKEEEEEDSEEDEDDWEEVEELAGPLGPVEPAEPVLPSHPVEIEIESPEVRKKQKRQAEFEAYLRRMMNRFKKDVLVDTHKVHLMCLIANGMFRNRVCSEPDLLAITLSLLPAHFAAVAKERIDQNYISGLLRWFRATFTLNSSLPYEERPDPRALLERRLASVSARNHQEMTHLFLLVLRSLQLFCRLVLSLQPIPLKPPSAKGKGAKTSPGAPGKNQGASKTSPPEPKVSPGTKRPAGGGKTKGDRGGKKAKRKEIKEEEEEAATYGRQKPKNSKRRSVASKVSYKEDSNTEGEKEDEGLSDEEDFQLTSEDDSDDFEDGAKTSKGRGSSKAKVTNSKSTTASKSMSGGGENQVKDEKDKEGEENDDEEGTKNNQTKRRSGKRREGPGTDEWLEVFLEKSSSWVCVDVEHGVAMPQLCSQNATAPVTYVVAVDGDGFVKDLGRKYDPTWMTSSRKRRVEEEWWEETLVPFLGPEDERDVKEDKEMEKRLLNKPLPISVAEYKNHPLYALKRHMLKYEAIYPPTATILGYCRGEPVYSRDCVHTLHSKDTWLKEAQTVRLGEEPFKMVRGFSNRSRKARMMAEMKDQNDLALFGEWQTEQYQPPIAVDGKVPRNDYGNVYLFKPCMLPVGCVHVRLPNLNRVARKLDIDAAPAVTGFDFHGGYSHAVTDGYIVCEEHEEVLRAAWMEEQELQKQKEREKREKRAISNWTLLVKGLLIRERLKQRYGKKNLDPVSLAHTQGGGDENGGLSSDEEVIEGGGSGAMTASETLAMSWPQNRQTEEDSGSVSGLKKTKRGKKGQEKHLFPFEKV, translated from the exons ATGGGAAAGCGGAGAGAGTGTGCAGAGACACCAGCCGATACAAAGAAACTAAAGCAGGGGTTGAAGGCAAAGAGCAACCGAGCGAAGGAAAGAGCGAAGAAGACAGATGCAG AAGAAGATGGGGAGATCAAGAGGAAAGTCAAATCAAAGCCTCGTTCCTCCACGAAACAAGCTGCAAGAAACACCTCTTCTACCAcatccaccacctccaccagtGCTGTCAAAACCAGTAAATACTTCCAGTCAccagtgaaggaggaggaaattGACAGCGAGGATGACTTTGACATGGTGACCTCACCAACACGTATGGTCAAGGTGACTGCAAAGAAAccagagaaggaggaagaggaggaggacagtgaggaagatgaggatgatTGGGAGGAAGTGGAAG AGCTGGCTGGGCCTCTGGGTCCAGTTGAGCCAGCAGAACCTGTCCTGCCCTCTCATCCAGTAGAGATTGAGATCGAGTCTCCAGAAGTCAGGAAAAA GCAGAAGAGGCAGGCTGAGTTTGAGGCATATCTGAGGCGAATGATGAACCGATTCAAGAAGGACGTACTGGTGGACACACACAAG GTCCACCTGATGTGCCTGATAGCCAATGGGATGTTTCGCAACCGTGTGTGCAGTGAACCAGACCTGCTGGCCATCACTCTGTCGCTGCTGCCGGCCCACTTCGCCGCAGTGGCCAAAGAACGCATTGACCAAAATTACATCTCTGGACTGCTCAGATG gttTAGAGCAACGTTCACCCTCAACTCCAGTCTTCCCTATGAGGAGCGTCCGGACCCACGGGCTCTGCTGGAAAGGAGGTTGGCCAGCGTCTCGGCGAGAAACCACCAGGAGATGACTCAT CTGTTCTTATTGGTCCTGAGGTCTTTGCAGCTCTTCTGCCGGTTGGTCCTTTCTCTGCAGCCAATTCCTCTCAAACCTCCATCAGCCAAG GGCAAAGGGGCTAAAACATCTCCCGGTGCTCCAGGAAAGAACCAGGGAGCATCCAAGACCAGCCCACCGGAACCAAAAGTCTCTCCAGGCACCAAGAGACCAGCTGGAGGAGGGAAGACCaagggagacagaggagggaagaaagctaagaggaaagaaataaaagaggaagaggaggaggctgcaACGTATGGCCGTCAAAAGCCAAAGAACTCAAAACGCCGGAGTGTCGCCTCAAAGGTCAGCTATAAGGAAGATAGCAACACTGAAGGTGAAAAGGAGGATGAGGGGCTcagtgatgaggaggattttCAGCTGACCAGTGAGGACGACAGCGATGATTTTGAGGACGGGGCCAAAACTTCAAAGGGGAGAGGGAGCAGCAAAGCCAAAGTGACCAACAGCAAGAGCACCACAGCCTCAAAGAGCATGAGCGGCGGAGGGGAAAACCAGGTGAAAGATGAAAAGGATAAAGAGGGtgaagaaaatgatgatgaagaaggaacgaagaacAACCAAACAAAGCGAAGGAGcgggaaaaggagagaggggcCTGGAACGGACGAGTGGTTGGAGGTGTTTCTGGAAAAATCATCCTCCTGGGTTTGCGTAGATGTGGAGCACGGTGTCGCGATGCCTCAACTCTGCTCCCAGAATGCAACAGCGCCGGTGACGTACGTGGTGGCAGTGGACGGGGATGGGTTCGTGAAGGACCTGGGGAGAAAATACGACCCCACCTGGATGACATCGTCCAGGAAGAGAAGGGTGGAAGAAGAATGGTGGGAGGAAACGCTTGTGCCGTTCCTGGGACCGGAGGATGAGAGGGACGTGAAGGAGGACAAGGAG ATGGAGAAAAGGCTGCTGAACAAACCCCTGCCCATCTCTGTAGCGGAGTATAAAAACCACCCACTGTACGCCTTAAAGAGACACATGCTGAAATACGAAGCCATCTACCCCCCCACAGCCACTATACTGGGATACTGCCGAGGAGAGCCAGTGTACTCCAG GGATTGTGTGCACACCCTCCACTCCAAAGACACATGGCTGAAAGAAGCACAAACTGTCCGATTAGGAGAAGAGCCATTCAAG atgGTGAGGGGCTTCTCTAATCGTTCCCGTAAGGCCAGGATGATGGCTGAGATGAAGGACCAGAATGACCTGGCTCTGTTTGGAGAATGGCAGACCGAACAGTACCAACCGCCTATAGCTGTGGATGGAAAG GTTCCCCGTAACGACTACGGTAACGTCTACCTGTTCAAGCCCTGTATGTTACCGGTGGGTTGTGTCCATGTCAGGCTGCCCAACCTGAACCGTGTGGCCAGAAAGCTGGACATTGACGCCGCGCCAGCAGTCACTGGCTTCGACTTCCACGGAGGATACTCGCACGCTGT cacGGACGGTTACATTGTGTGTGAGGAGCATGAGGAGGTGCTCAGAGCTGCCTGGATGGAAGAACAAGAGCTTCAGaaacaaaaggagagagag aaaagagaaaagagagctATCTCCAACTGGACTCTGCTTGTGAAGGGGCTCCTGATCAGAGAAAGGCTTAAACAGCGCTACGGCAAGAAGAACCTGGACCCCGTGAGCCTCGCTCACACTCAAGGCGGTGGAGACGAGAATGGTGGACTTTCCTCTGATGAGGAGGTGATTGAGGGTGGAGGTTCTGGAGCTATGACGGCATCTGAAACTCTGGCAATGTCCTGGccccaaaacagacaaacagaggagGACAGTGGGAGCGTCAGTGGGTTGAAGAAGACTAAACGAGGGAAGAAAGGGCAAGAGAAACATTTGTTCCCCTTTGAGAaagtgtga
- the arih2 gene encoding E3 ubiquitin-protein ligase ARIH2 codes for MSVDMNSQASDSNEEDFGVNSEEEEDEDDDGGEEDDQGDIAGYYEGVASDVEQQGADSFDPEEYQFTCLTYKESQRVLIEEVNTVAAALKVLPAVAKLILVHLHWQVTQILDRYKSNSSLLLSDALVQPSSTCRSVTAPQSLQCGVCLQVVRRDSLLALPCQHSFCKGCWEQHCTVLVKDGLGVGISCMAQDCSLQMPEDFVLPLLPGEELKDKYRRYLFRDYVESHFQLQLCPGADCPIVIKVQEPRARRVQCSRCSEVFCFKCRQMYHAPTDCATIRKWLTKCADDSETANYISAHTKDCPKCNICIEKNGGCNHMQCSKCKHDFCWMCLGDWKTHGSEYYECSRYKENPDIVNQSQQAQAREALKKYLFYFERWENHNKSLQLEAQTYQRIQEKIQERVMNNLGTWIDWQYLHNAAKLLAKCRYTLQYTYPYAYYMESGPRKKLFEYQQAQLEAEIENLSWKVERADTYERGVVGAEGELSASDRGDLENQMHIAEQRRRTLLKDFHDT; via the exons ATGTCTGTGGACATGAACAGCCAGGCGTCGGACAGCAACGAGGAAGACTTCGGGGTAAACtctgaagaagaggaggatgaggacgaCGACGGAGGAGAAGAGGACGACCAGGGCGACATCGCAGGGTACTATGAGGGCGTGGCCAGCGATGTGGAGCAACAGGGCGCCGACTCCTTCGATCCGGAGGAGTACCAGTTCACCTGTCTGACCTACAAAGAGAGTCAGAGGGTGCTGATAGAGGAGGTGAACACTGTGGCTGCTGCACTGAAG gtttTACCAGCAGTAGCAAAATTGATCCTGGTGCATCTTCACTGGCAGGTTACACAAATACTGGACAG ATATAAGTCCAACTCATCTCTGCTGTTGTCAGATGCGCTGGTTCAGCCCAGCAGCACATGCAGATCAGTCACT gcccCTCAGTCCCTCCAGTGTGGTGTGTGTCTACAGGTCGTAAGGAGGGATTCCCTGCTGGCACTTCCCTGCCAGCACTCCTTCTGCAAAGGATGCTGGGAGCAGCACTGCACTGTACTGGTCAAAGATGGCCTGGGAGTGG GTATCTCGTGTATGGCTCAGGACTGTTCCCTGCAAATGCCAGAAGATTTTGTCCTGCCACTGCTGCCAGGAGAGGAGCTGAAGGACAAATACAGACGCTACCTCTTCAGAGACTATGTcgag AGTCACTTCCAATTGCAGTTGTGTCCGGGTGCAGACTGTCCCATCGTCATCAAGGTGCAGGAGCCGCGGGCTCGCAGGGTGCAGTGTAGCCGCTGCAGTGAAGTCTTCtg TTTTAAATGCCGTCAGATGTACCATGCACCCACAGACTGTGCAACAATCCGGAAATGGCTGACCAAATGTGCCGACGATTCAGAGACGGCTAACTACATCAGCGCACACACTAAAGAT TGTCCTAAGTGCAATATCTGCATTGAGAAGAACGGAGGATGCAATCACATG CAATGCTCCAAGTGTAAACACG ACTTCTGCTGGATGTGTCTTGGTGACTGGAAGACTCATGGCAGTGAATACTATGAGTGCAGTCGATACAAAGAAAACCCTGATATAGTGAACCAGAGCCAACAGGCTCAGGCCAGAGAGGCCCTCAAGAAATACCTCTTCTACTTTGAGAGG TGGGAGAATCATAACAAGTCTCTGCAGTTGGAGGCTCAGACGTACCAGAGGATCCAGGAGAAGATCCAGGAGAGAGTGATGAACAACCTGGGAACCTGGATCGACTGGCAGTACCTTCACAATGCTGCAAAGCTACTGGCTAAG tGTCGCTACACACTGCAGTATACATACCCCTACGCCTATTACATGGAGTCCGGCCCACGCAAGAAACTg TTTGAGTACCAGCAGGCCCAGCTGGAGGCAGAGATAGAAAACCTGTCGTGGAAGGTGGAGCGTGCGGACACCTATGAAAGAGGAGTGGTGGGAGCCGAGGGGGAGCTCAGTGCCAGTGACAGAGGG GATCTGGAGAATCAGATGCACATTGCTGAGCAAAGGCGACGCACGCTGCTGAAGGATTTCCACGACACCTGA